The window TTCATATGCAGGAAATGAAGGAGGCCTGACTGAGGGCACCACTGCAAGTCCAcctctttaaaaaaggtcaTATAGTTTCCTGAGAGAAAGCCAGAAAAATTCCCCTTTGGTTCTCCTTCTTCACTTGGAAGACTTTGGTGTGGAAGGAGAGTGAAACGTCTTTGCAACTGCACATGGCAAAGCATCATGTGACATGACGATAAAGGCTGTGGTTAGGAAACCTTTAGACCTTTACAGTGCAAACCAGAAATATTCAGTCAGAATCACTGGGACTTTTAAAACAAAGCGCAATTTTGAGGGACTTGAGCGTTTTGATCTCGTCTGTTAGCTCACCAATGACCAGAAAACTACTGTTGAAGATACGGGTTGACTTTGAGGCCCTGTGTTTTCAAAACGCGTCAAGCACGGAAGTTTCCgtgtgaaaaaaagaattcatCACCATTAGAcgagacaaaaaacagaaaatcctGATCTTTCTCAGgttggaaacattttaaaatgataaacaaCTGTTGTATTAGCTGAATAATTATTTCGGTCCTTAACCAATCGATTATAACACTCACCTCCTCAATGCAAGATGTTCGGATTTGGTTGAGGTGGCTTTCAACAGCCTTGAGATCTTCCGGATGTTCGGAGCGCAGCAGCTCCAGAGTCGtctagaggaaatcaaattcacAATTTTCACTTTTCCACGATGAACTTCTGTGAAGCTTCTTATTCAATTGTTCTCTCCACACACGCGGTGGACTCACCCGTGCTCTCAGGCCCAGCGAGAGCAGCCGGCCTTCTCTTTTACTCATCAGTTCAGGAACAGCATCTGTCACCATGGATACGAACTCCTCCAGCTTCCCGTAGTGCTTTATGTTGCGCTGGCGAACCACTTCCCACATCACGGAGGACATCAGCCGGAGCGGTGGGACCAGGATTGCCAGCGAGGACAGCGGGACACTGAACTCTTCAAGAAGAAATTTGATTTGGTCAAATAAAcgtagaaataaataaacgagCTGGGTGTGTATGACGTGACACGCGGTCACTTCCCTGTGGAACATAGCTATGGCGTGACTTAGAAGATACTGGAGTACTTGAGTTCATACTAGTTAACTTGGGTCTTTTGGCGCGCTCGTGATGACGGTGGTGCTTCCTGAGCGGGACGCGAGTCCGGTGCTGATCGGACTGAGCGTCCTGCAGCACCCGAGCATCCCGACGCCACCGTCTCCCCCGAGAGGGCAGCGGCTCGTGTCTTTAAAGCGCCAACTCACCGCATTTATAAAGCTGACGTCAAGTTCTGTTCGACATTACTGCACTTAGATCAAATAAACCCAGTGTGTACTTTGACACGTGGGAAATGGCCTCACGAGGGGCTTCCGTGGTGTAGGACCCGGTTAATAACGACTGAACGGGCTATTGCTAACTAACGTCAAGCCGAGCAAACAGTTCGGTTGCGTTTCACACGTTTAAAGATCACTTTGAACGTAGAAAAATGCTTCCAACAGGAAAACGTGATTGAACCCAAAGCCCCGAGTTAACGTGAACCATCGCTACCCGAGTAGCGAGGAGGCCGCTGACGTTGCCTGTTAAAACCGGCGTATTATCGGGAAAAACAATTCTGGTTCCAGGGATTAGTCGAGGCCCGATGAACCTGGGCTAATCCTTCGCTTTAGCTATTCAGCTAGCCAAATAAGCGATACAGAGCACGTATTGCAGAGCGTCGCAGGAGAATACGTACCCGTGTCGTTCATTTTGAATTCCTTTAATAGGGTTGAAAGGAAAAAACCATTACAACGGACTCTCTCTCATACTTTCGGTTAGCGTGTTAGGTAGCCGCGTACGGGGCTTCAGGCGCCAACTTCTTCCTGaaacacgttgttcattctgGGGGAGCAGCGGCCCAGTCAGTGTCAGTTTGTATCCGAGACGCTTGTTTTGCTGCACGGGGCCGCCCGCACAGGCAACGCGACTTCACCCGATTTAGCAAAATAACACGCACCGCCTCTGCGGACCAGCAAACGTGTGAATCTTCTTGTTTGTAGTTGTTTGTACTTCATAAACTGTGTATTTTTCATACCTCTCGTGTTTTCAATGTTGTGTACAAACTAAGTTGATTcgttttgaatatatatatagttatattcgCTAAATCTATTGAAATAATTGTTTGCACTGTCTTTGGGATATAAAGTAGATTCAAAATCTCAATGGAATTATCCTGCATAAGGTTAAAAATCTATCTAGAACCCATCcgattaaaaataattaataataaataaaaaataatataattttttAAGATCAGAAAAGGACTATGGTGAATGACCGCTGCAGGATGTCTAATGATGGATTTAACTAAGAATCTGGCTGTGCTCAGAAGCATAGACATGAAACACCCCATAGCTTAGTGGGAATTTACAGTTTGAGGAACAGAAAAAcagtaatacattttaatgtaattacAGAGGATACAATGAGAATCAGTCACTGAAAACAGGAGATGGTGAGCGCTACAGAAGCTATTCTACAGTGCATGAAATCAACATCGCTACAGTCAGGATTACACGCTACAGGCTACTTGCACCAATACAAACAGTATTTGAGTTAAATCAAATGTCGATTGGTGGAATCAGACAGTCTGGTTTTGCACCACAGTGTGAGTCTTCAGGTGTCTCTTCAGGTGATTGTGGCACGTGTAGGCCTTCTCACACTGCTGACAAGCGTAGGGCCGCACGCCGGTATGAGTCATGGTATGTTTTTTCAATTCGTGGCCACGTGAAAACCCTCTCCCACACTCAAAACAGATGAAAGGACGCTCTCCGGTGTGAACGCGCATATGAACTGTCAATTTGCTCGCCATGGTGAACCCGTTCCCGCACACGGTGCACTTGTACGGCTTttcccccgtgtgtgtgcgtctgtggatCTGCAGCTCGCCGGCTGAAACGAAAGCCTTGCCGCAGTCGGTGCACAGATACGGTTTCTCTCCGGTGTGGATCCTTATGTGGACGTTCAGGTTTCCTCTCGCAGAGAAACGCTTCCCACAGTACGTGCACTGAAAGGGCTTCTCACCCGTGTGACTGCGCATGTGGAGATTGAGCTCATGGCTGTTCCGGAAAGCTttaccacaacacacacacacctgggtttTCTGTCTCCTGTGCTGCAGCTCGTGAGCTGCCAAACTGGCCACAGAGCGGAAGTACTTCCCACACTGCGTGCACGGAGTGGACAGGTCGGCAGGATGGATCCTCTGGTGGGATCTCAACTCAGTAATGCTGGGGAACGCTTTCCTACACCGTCTGCACGTGAAGACCCGGCGCTGGCTGTGCGTCACCTCATGCTTACTCAGCAAGTGCTTCGTCTTAAAGCTTTTTCCGCATTGAGAACAGTCAAACTTTGGGACACAACACTGGTGTTTGAATCTCTCCTGCATTGATTGAAAACTACCCCCACACTTAATGCAAATATGAGCTGCTTTTTGGGCACCGTTTTCCGTCTGTGATAGGCCAGATCAGAGCTCCTCCTGTAGGCTTTCCCGCACTGCGAGCACTTGTAAGGGTTTTCTCCGGTGTGCAGCCTGTGATGCTCCAGGAGTTCGTAACGGTATACAAAGCACTTTCCACACTGAGCGCATTTCTGTGCAACTCTCCGCTGTGGAGCATCAATCACGGAGCTGGACGATATCAGACTCTCAGCGGACGTAGCGGGAGCTCCATCGCAGGCGGCGACGTCCCGTCACAATGCTGCTGATCGCCGCACGTCTCCGCAATAGTTTGTTCTGCATTACTGCTGCACCAagtgtttgtttcctcctcagatGGCCATGTTGTATCGTGTGTCGCCATATTTCCTGCGTCCTGGTGAGGAATTTCATCAGATTCTTTCTGgatttgaagtgtttctgcATCTCTGGCAGTCCTCTCCGCAGTGAGGGAGGGCGGCATAACGATGAGAAGAGCTGCTGCTCCGAGGGTGAgagcactgtaaaaaaaaagaaagaaaaagaagagtgaGGGACTTTTTTCTCTACATTCATTCTGAAGTAAGGGTTTAGCTTTCCAAAGTGTCTGTTATATATCTGCAAACCGGCCTGCCAGCAAAAATGTTGTCAGTATCCATTTTTCCGGTATTGTTTCAATTAACGCTACAACAAGGAACTTccattttatgttgttttttagcaACCACTGTGCAGCGTTTGAGCACCAGATTCCCTGGTTTTGTTGTCCCAAACCACCTTTTCCTCCAGTGGGCCCAGGCTACACAACAGGGgcctccagcaggtggcgctaTTCGCTCCCAGTGAGACAACGGCCTGCTACTGGCCAGAGGAGGGAGGCGCTGCCAGGcagagcccccctcctccctcaggaGCGCCAGCGAAGCCGAATCCGAGTCCGTCTGCGTGGCTGATGGAGTCTGAGCGGAACTATTTTCTGCTGAACCGGGCGGATTTCCTCTGATCCGGCGCCGAATCAACCGCTATTTACGAATAGCCAGTCTTGCTAATGGGGTCATTCAGGTCAACTTGTTAAAAGTTCCTGACAGCAACTTTAATTGTTCTCTACAAATGTCAGCAAATAGTGAAATTTGTTGATAACAAGATCTAAaatgggttgtttttttctgaccaACTaggaacattttaattttataaaaaataaaatccccaaaCTTCCCCAAAGCAACTATATGGTACTTTTTCCTTTAGATATCACTCTCTGATGAACGGATTGTCAGTTCATTTACAATTGGGCCTGGCTGGTAGACCAGGAACACCGACTCACCGCTGGCATCCATCCCGGCCATTTGACCCCAGTGGGCCTTGCTTCTGAGCAGTACTTTAAGGTCATCCTCTTTGTATACACACGGCATGTATTCTTCTAGCCCGGAGGGTGTGTCACTCATCCACACTGCAGTctttatcaaataaataaaagaatcaTTTGATGACAAAACTCTTAAAATGCTTCACAAAGAGAACGTCTCTATGGTTTTACCTGCTTAAAGTTTGGTATGAGCAGCAACTCTTCCAATCGGGTGAAGAATTCACAAACCAGTGTCTCCAGAGCTAAATCAAAGTCAGGTCCAAACTCCACAGGAAACACATTCTGTGAGGTGTACAGGAACATTACAACGCGAAACTCATTActgcaaaatataacaaatgttTTGGTTTANNNNNNNNNNNNNNNNNNNNNNNNNNNNNNNNNNNNNNNNNNNNNNNNNNNNNNNNNNNNNNNNNNNNNNNNNNNNNNNNNNNNNNNNNNNNNNNNNNNNNNNNNNNNNNNNNNNNNNNNNNNNNNNNNNNNNNNNNNNNNNNNNNNNNNNNNNNNNNNNNNNNNNNNNNNNNNNNNNNNNNNNNNNNNNNNNNNNNNNNACGCAGAGGTCACATGAAGTGACCTGATCATCTGCAGACTGCACGCAGAGGTCACATGAAGTGACCTGATCATCTGCAGACTGCACGCAGAGGTCACATTAGGTGACCTGATCATCTGCAGACTGCACGCAGAGGTCACATGAACACACGGGCGACCGTTTTACTGGTCTACTCTGTTAATGGGACTTCTACTTGGGTAATATGACTTAAAGAAGAAACGAAGTTAGtcctgaagaaaaagaaaatcttttttATTTCGGGGTTTTCCATTGTCAGTTCGATAGTAGGTTGAGCTCTGGCAGCCCACTTATGGATCAACTTGGATCAATAATTACAatatacaacaaataaaaactgtTCATCAACACATGAAAAACCTTAAACGTTGTCTTGTCTTATTCAATCTTACATTCGTCATAAGCCCTAAATCATAATTTCCCGTTGTATCTGCCTAAAATACGAAGTTAGGACTTTATTGGTTCAATTGAGCAAACGATAGAAAGTTGCTGTTAGCATGAAAGCtaacaacatcaaaacaaaccGATATGACGAGAGGTTAAATTACCCATTTCCTTCCTCCAAGGAGCTGATAGTTGAAATGAGACGCAGGAGTAACGTTACTTTGTAATTAAAATCATTTCTCCTACAGTGATTAACTATGAAAAGGAGCGTTTAGCTGCTGAGGCTCCTCGCCGAGGCTGAACACTTCCTCgcttcacttcttcttctctacATTTAATTGGCGTGTCGCAACCAACTGGAATCGGTGCACATCGCCACCTACTGGACCGGAGTGTGCATTCCAGGGTACCCGTTTGGTCACTGATCGAACTGATAactcaaaagaaacaaataaaaaaaataaaaacctagCTTACTAACGACTAAATCCTGCCCCATACGGCTTCTTTAAGAAACCGCAGCAGTGCTCTTTAGCTTCTTCATCCTCCAAAGTCCACCTCCGTTCCACCGGCCCATGTTTGTTTCAAGTTGAACCTCTCTGAATTAACCCAGTGGATCCAGGATAGTTGTACTTTTATTCCCAGTCTTGGAAGTCTATACATTTTCAGGGATATTTCCAGCACTAAATCCTCTCCTGTAGTTCGTTTTGACATTTGGCCGTTTAAAGCTGCTGCAGAATGTGAACAAATGACCCCTCAGGTCTGACGTTTTCTACCTgcagtggccatttgtcctgGTTACAAACCAATCTTTGAATCAAAGGGCcactgctgcacctagtttGTGTTTTCGTTCACTCAGTAAGAAAGCGTATTGTCCAGGCgttcttttcttgttgtttcttatttatttcgTAGAATCCACCCAAAACACATACATTAAAGATGTGCTGCCTCACTGGTAAAAAAGTGTccgtcacccaggtgcatgctggtcacACCTGACCACGCCCctaagtaacctccaggtgccCACAGCATTACCCAATTAGTGatccaattacccaaacaattaaGCAAactatatttaagaataaataactaaataatagctcccGCACTACCCATTGCAGTCCCACGATTATTACAATCAATTCAGCTgcttatatctttttttaatctgctcTGAATTAATTAATGATCTTCTCTTTATTACACCATACAAGTAACAAAACCAACATATGAAGTAGAAAATAATGTTGAATGACAGCAGTGCCTTCGTGCACTTAAAGAGGATTTTACCTCAACTCTTCTCCTTTCAGATTCTCACCTCTTACGGTAAAGACAACCTTGATTGCTACTTGATTGTCACCAACAGCCAAACAGtgtgacattttgaattttaaTTTTAGTAAAAGTAGCCAATGAACATTGTATGGTCACAAGGAGGTACAGATGCAGGTAAATAGTTCAACATTGGCCTCCATAAAAAGTGCCTCCACAAATGACTAAAAACTAGTCAAacattaatgaaaaaacacacaagtctTTCTTCACCTTCAAAACATTGCGAACTGATTTTGCGTTAACTGGTATCTTTTCTTTAAGGGTTTTCAGATAATACAAAACATATAATAATCCCATTTAACAGATTTAAAGATACAGAGATTATGTTGAAAAAGAGAATTAAATTCCCATTGACCTACTTGACTGATGATGAGTTCACACACGACCTTCGTTTTTACTAaacattatttgaataaatggcAAACACGCAATTCGTCAAATGTCTTTGtattagcatttagcatgtCTACATTATAAAGGATTTGTTATGAATAGCATTGGTATTGCTGCGTTTGACTGTCTGTTGGTGCATTTTGTAATTAGACATAGTgcctttttaatctttttaaaaatgtttgctcTCTCT is drawn from Gasterosteus aculeatus chromosome 3, fGasAcu3.hap1.1, whole genome shotgun sequence and contains these coding sequences:
- the LOC120815582 gene encoding LOW QUALITY PROTEIN: uncharacterized protein LOC120815582 (The sequence of the model RefSeq protein was modified relative to this genomic sequence to represent the inferred CDS: inserted 2 bases in 2 codons; deleted 2 bases in 1 codon) — translated: MFLYTSQNVFPVEFGPDFDLALETLVCEFFTRLEELLLIPNFKQTAVWMSDTPSGLEEYMPCVYKEDDLKVLLRSKAHWGQMAGMDASVLSPSEQQLFSSLCRPPSLXERTARDAETLQIQKESDEIPHQDAGNMATHDTTWPSEEETNTWCSSNAEQTIAETCGDQQHCXRDVAACDGAPATSAESLISSSSVIDAPQRRVAQKCAQCGKCFVYRYELLEHHRLHTGENPYKCSQCGKAYRRSSDLAYHRRKTVPKAAHICIKCGGSFQSMQERFKHQCCVPKFDCSQCGKSFKTKHLLSKHEVTHSQRRVFTCRRCRKAFPSITELRSHQRIHPADLSTPCTQCGKYFRSVASLAAHELQHRRQKTQVCVCCGKAFRNSHELNLHMRSHTGEKPFQCTYCGKRFSARGNLNVHIRIHTGEKPYLCTDCGKAFVSAGELQIHRRTHTGEKPYKCTVCGNGFTMASKLTVHMRVHTGERPFICFECGRGFSRGHELKKHTMTHTGVRPYACQQCEKAYTCHNHLKRHLKTHTVVQNQTV